The following are encoded together in the Labrus mixtus chromosome 2, fLabMix1.1, whole genome shotgun sequence genome:
- the si:dkey-246e1.3 gene encoding uncharacterized protein si:dkey-246e1.3, which translates to MSGARRDGGAAADSLELNGTAALGLHDQDMNTAALNEFKVINIVIIALAFCILAITALYCVTVCYNRTRQSKRAHSYESAVTQGEPADPVAVRAVKRSTSFMNPLAFFRKQDPARNSNKIYYIYSNPLPVGLKEEEEEDALRVHEKPTPTLTLPLSIQEYANDPDSGVILDPPIFYMQL; encoded by the exons ATGAGCGGAGCCCGGCGGGACGGAGGAGCGGCGGCCGACAGCCTCGAGCTGAACGGGACTGCAGCTTTGGGATTACATGACCAGGACATGAACACGGCTGCTTTGAATG AATTCAAAGTGATTAACATCGTCATCATCGCCCTTGCCTTTTGTATCCTCGCCATCACCGCCTTGTACTGCGTCACAGTCTGCTACAACCGCACCAG GCAATCAAAGCGGGCCCATTCGTACGAGAGTGCGGTGACCCAAGGCGAGCCAGCTGACCCCGTGGCAGTCAGAGCAGTGAAGAGGTCGACCAGCTTCATGAACCCTCTCGCCTTCTTCAGGAAACAAGACCCGGCGAGGAACAGCAACAAGATCTACTACATCTACAGTAACCCGCTGCCTGTGgggctgaaggaggaggaggaggaggacgcgCTGCGGGTCCACGAGAAGCCCACTCCCACGCTGACGCTGCCCCTGTCCATTCAAGAGTACGCCAACGACCCCGACAGCGGTGTCATCTTGGACCCGCCCATTTTTTACATGCAGCTttag